GAACCGAGAAGGCTGTCAAGAACTGGTATGCTACCCACCAAAAGTCTATTGCCTTTTTCCCTGGAATATTTTGTAGGTTCCATTTTGTTGATTGAAGTACATATTACTGCAGGCACCTTTTCTTCTGTGTCACCATTGGCTTGTGGGCTGGACTTGTGATTGGATATACAACAGAGTATTACACTAGCAATGCCTACAGGTTGGTTATCATCTTCAAGAATCTCATTATCTAGCAAGTAGCCCTTCTTTTAGACTTGTAAATTGCTGCGTATAGTTGTTAGAATCACGGCTTTCAGGAAATACAAAACCTTTTATAATTCATTGCCAGTGTCAGAAAATAGTATAATGATCGAGAGTATGTGACCCTGGGATTGGCTTATAAAGTGTTTCTtctgttaaaaaatattcacctgagtgtttctatatttttcaaGGTCTTGCTTTAAATGCTTTGGATTTATGTGCATGTTGGATTCTGCAGTCCCGTGCAGGATGTAGCAGATTCTTGCAGGACAGGTGCTGCGACGAATGTGATTTTCGGGTTGGCTTTGGGATACAAATCTGTCATCGTTCCAATATTTGCCATTGCCATTGCTATCTATGTTAGCTTTAGCCTGGCCGCCATGTATGGAATTGCTGTGGCTGCTTTGGGAATGCTCAGTACTATTGCCACTGGTCTTGCAATTGATGCTTATGGGCCCATAAGTGATAATGCTGGTGGTATTGCAGAAATGGCTGGCATGAGTCATAAGATTCGTGAAAGAACGGATGCTCTAGATGCTGCTGGCAACACCACTGCTGCAATCGGCAAGGTAGGGCTACTAATCTGTTCTTTAACTGCCAAAATGCCAGTGactctttgatttgttttccatGTTAGATCCCATGGGCTTGTGTTGTTTCCATAAGGACTCCTGCCACCACTTGATGATCTCAAGTCGCACTAAATCCTTGTAACGTTTTGCTGCTTCATGCCCCAGGGTTTTGCTATTGGATCAGCTGCTCTTGTTTCCCTTGCTTTGTTTGGTGCCTTTGTCAGCAGGGCTGGCATCAATACTGTCGACGTTTTAACCCCCAAGGTCTTCATTGGGTTGATCGTTGGGGCTATGCTTCCATACTGGTTCTCTGCCATGACAATGAAGAGTGTGGGAAGTGCAGCACTCAAAATGGTCGAAGAGGTTCGTCGACAGTTCAATACTATTCCAGGGCTTATGGAAGGTAGAGTCAAACCAGACTACGCAAACTGTGTCAAGATTTCAACTGATGCCTCTCTCAGGGAGATGATCCCACCTGGTGCTTTGGTTATGCTTACACCACTTATCACCGGAACCTTATTCGGAGTTGAAACTCTTGCTGGTGTTCTTGCTGGTTCACTTGTTTCTGGTGTTCAGGTGTGTTCTCATTGTTCATCTCCCCTAACAGAGCTATGTTACTATAGAACCATAGAAAACTTTGCTGGTGTTCAGAGTTAAGCAGAGTGTCTTTCTGTTCTCCTCTTATCAGGTTGCCATTTCGGCCTCTAACACCGGAGGGGCATGGGATAATGCCAAGAAATACATAGAGGTAAGAATTTTCGTTCTTGCAACTAAAACCAGTCTGCGAGATTTCTTAGCTATGTTGTGTCTGATCCTGGATTGCAATGTGGTTTAGGCTGGTGCATCGGAGCATGCAAAATCGTTGGGTCCAAAGGGTTCAGATGCACACAAAGCTGCTGTCATTGGCGACACAATTGGAGATCCCCTCAAGGACACTTCAGGCCCATCACTTAACATCCTGATAAAGCTGATGGCAGTTGAGTCACTAGTTTTTGCTCCATTCTTCGCCGCTCATGGAGGTTTGCTCTTCAAATTTCTCTAATCGAGACCATCAAGCTGTCAGGATTATTCAGGTACATACGTTGATCGCTGGTGAAGCAGCATCATCACCTAATTGAGCTCTCCTTGTCTGGTGATGGAGCAAAAATACATATATGGCTTTGATACCGCAATTGAGAGAACTTCACAATAATTGAACAAGTTTCTAGTGtacattaatttcttgtttcatGTGTAGAATTCTGGTGATATTGTCTTCACCCTATCAACAATGTGCACATGAAGAGTCAAGCATGACTACttcttcttaaataattttatgtctacttgaaataataaaaaaataatttttattttaactctcGCGCAGGACATCAAAATGAAATCACAGttacaaaaccaaatttaaattttgactcGATCCGAACCAGATTAATGGGTTGTTGACGagttaattcaatattttttttatcaaaaaaacatagttatttaaaactaaaattcgATAAAACCATGCATGAAACTACATTATTGGACTGAAGCAACAGGCTCATCCTACAAGAGACAGTCAGTGGAGGTTGCTGTGGATTTTAAAATGTAGAACATGGAAAACTTCATCAGCAAATTTGGAAAGAGGCTGGCCGACTCTTTGCCAATATGCTACAGAGCATGGAGTGGCTTCCAATCTAAGCATCCAAGGCAGGAAATAAAATAAGTGCCGGAGCCCACCACCAGCTTGGATGAATTCAATGGCCTTCCAAAGTTATCTTACATGGTGgattttttattgccttttttatatactttcttAAAGGAATATCCTCTTACCACACAAATGTTAGCATATCCCATTGCATTTGAAAAATTGGGTGCTTTTTGTGGTAAGATTTAAAGGCACCATGGCTTTTGCAATTTGCATGGATTTGGCACTTGGTACCTAATTTTTGATGTGCATACATGAAGAtggaaatgtatttttttttatttttttaaaagaataaaaataacaaaaattaaaatagcatTTAGTTATTTTCTCGAGATTAATAGGATAGAAAAGATATAGACAACGAGATAAAATACACatgtaatatatttatttctaaataaatgcTTCTAGAGAGATTAATAAGATAGAAAGGATATAGACAATGAAATAGAATACATGTATTCataataaatatctattttaaaattattttataagcatatttattttttattattattttctaaccaaatatatttatttctaaatagAAGCTTCTAGAGAGATTAGTAAGCTTTATCCACCACCTAACCAAAACTtaataaaacttcaaaaatccAAACACAAAACCAGATCAAACCTgcttaacattaaaaaaaaaaaaaaaaaaacccttctcaaTCGGCCCCACTTAATCCCAACCCACCAACCATCACCTGCCACGTGCTTACCTctaacaaaaaaggaaaatccCAAAATCCCACAACAAATTTGCTGCTATTTACCAATCCCTCACTTCCACGTCACTCCAATGACACTCCAAATCCTACACGTCAACTTCCTATTCGTCCACATAACCACGCGGAAATTCACGAAAACGCTCCTCTATA
This window of the Populus trichocarpa isolate Nisqually-1 chromosome 13, P.trichocarpa_v4.1, whole genome shotgun sequence genome carries:
- the LOC7478904 gene encoding pyrophosphate-energized vacuolar membrane proton pump isoform X1, which translates into the protein MGMLSEGLTQVLIPAAALVGIAFALLQWYLVSKVKVSGDSSNGYSGKLIEEEEDGIDSLEVSIKCAEIQNAISVGATSFLFTQYKYLSVFMVVFAAIIFFFLGSVKGFSTKSEPCTYSQGKLCKPALANAAFSTLAFLLGALTSVLSGFLGMKIATYANARTTLEARKGVGKAFITAFRSGAVMGFLLAANGLLVLYISIILFKIYYGDDWEGLYESITGYGLGGSSMALFGRVGGGIYTKAADVGADLVGKVERNIPEDDPRNPAVIADNVGDNVGDIAGMGSDLFGSYAEASCAALFVASISSFGISHDYTAMSYPLIISSVGIVVCLITTLFATDLSEIRDVSQIEPSLKRQLVVSTILMTVGIAMVSFFALPSEFTLFNFGTEKAVKNWHLFFCVTIGLWAGLVIGYTTEYYTSNAYSPVQDVADSCRTGAATNVIFGLALGYKSVIVPIFAIAIAIYVSFSLAAMYGIAVAALGMLSTIATGLAIDAYGPISDNAGGIAEMAGMSHKIRERTDALDAAGNTTAAIGKGFAIGSAALVSLALFGAFVSRAGINTVDVLTPKVFIGLIVGAMLPYWFSAMTMKSVGSAALKMVEEVRRQFNTIPGLMEGRVKPDYANCVKISTDASLREMIPPGALVMLTPLITGTLFGVETLAGVLAGSLVSGVQVCSHCSSPLTELCYYRTIENFLFSSYQVAISASNTGGAWDNAKKYIEAGASEHAKSLGPKGSDAHKAAVIGDTIGDPLKDTSGPSLNILIKLMAVESLVFAPFFAAHGGLLFKFL